In Escherichia ruysiae, a genomic segment contains:
- the lolD gene encoding lipoprotein-releasing ABC transporter ATP-binding protein LolD — MNKILLQCDNLCKRYQEGSVQTDVLHNVSFSVGEGEMMAIVGSSGSGKSTLLHLLGGLDTPTSGDVIFNGQPMSKLSSAAKAELRNQKLGFIYQFHHLLPDFTALENVAMPLLIGKKKPAEINSRALEMLKAVGLEHRANHRPSELSGGERQRVAIARALVNNPRLVLADEPTGNLDARNADSIFQLLGELNRLQGTAFLVVTHDLQLAKRMSRQLEMRDGRLTAELSLMGAE; from the coding sequence ATGAATAAGATCCTGTTGCAATGCGACAACCTGTGCAAACGCTATCAGGAAGGCAGTGTGCAAACCGACGTGCTGCACAATGTCAGTTTCAGCGTGGGCGAAGGTGAAATGATGGCGATCGTCGGTAGCTCTGGTTCCGGTAAAAGTACCTTGCTGCACCTGCTGGGCGGGCTGGATACGCCAACTTCCGGCGATGTGATTTTTAACGGTCAGCCGATGAGCAAACTGTCGTCGGCGGCAAAAGCAGAACTGCGCAACCAGAAGCTGGGCTTTATTTATCAGTTTCACCACCTGCTACCGGATTTTACCGCCCTGGAAAACGTAGCTATGCCGCTGCTGATTGGCAAGAAAAAGCCCGCTGAAATCAACAGTCGAGCGTTGGAAATGTTAAAAGCGGTGGGGCTGGAGCATCGCGCGAATCACCGTCCATCCGAACTTTCCGGCGGCGAACGTCAGCGTGTGGCGATTGCCCGTGCGCTGGTCAATAACCCGCGTCTGGTACTGGCAGATGAACCTACCGGTAACCTTGACGCACGTAACGCCGACAGCATCTTCCAGTTGCTTGGGGAGTTGAATCGCTTGCAGGGTACCGCCTTCCTGGTGGTTACTCACGATCTGCAACTGGCGAAACGTATGAGCCGCCAGTTAGAAATGCGTGATGGTCGTCTGACGGCGGAACTGAGCCTGATGGGGGCGGAGTAA